In Leucoraja erinacea ecotype New England unplaced genomic scaffold, Leri_hhj_1 Leri_289S, whole genome shotgun sequence, the DNA window gccaaggtcccacataagagattagtatacaaacataaagcacacggtattggggtttcagtattgatgtggatagagaactggctggcagacaggaagcaaagagtaggagtaaacgggtccttttcacaatggcaggcagtgactagtggggtaccgcaaggctcagtgctggaaccccagatatttacaatatatattaatgatttcgacaagggaattgaatgcaacatatccaagtttgcagatgacacgaagctggggggcagcgttagctgtgtggaggatgctaggaggctgcaaggtgacttggataggctgggtgagtgggcaaatgcatggcagatgcagtttaatgtggataaatgtgaggttatccactttggtgtcaaaaacaggaaagtagactattatctgaatggtggccgattaggaaagagggagatgcaacgagacctgggtcttATGGTACACTTGTcaataaaagtaggcatgcaggtgcagcaggcagtgaagatggcgaatggtatggtagcattcatagcaaaaggatttgagtataggagcagggaggtgctactgcagttgtacagggtcttggtgagaccacacctggagtattgcgtacagttttggtcccctaatctgaggaaagacattcttgccatagagggagtacagagaaggttcatcagactgattcctgggatgtcaggactttcatatgaagaaagactggatagacttggcttgtactcactagaatttagaagattgaggggggatcttatagaaacttgcaaaattcttaaggggttagacaggctagatgcaggaagattgttcccgatgttggggaagtccacaacaaggggtcatagttgaaggataagggggaaatcttttaggaccgagatgaggaaaacatttttcacacagagtggtgaatctctggaattctctgccacagaaggtagttgaggccagttcattggctatatttaagagggagttagatgtggcccttgtggctaatgggatcagggggtatggagagaaggcaggaacaggatactgagttggatgatcagccatgatcatattgaatcgcggtgctggctcgaagggccgaatggcctactcctgcgcctattttctatgtttctatgttcctatgtcatacagtgtggacacaggcccttcggctcaactggccccacctgcctgcgtttggcccatattcctctaatgtcctatccatgtaccggcctACTTCGTTCTTAAACCctgcaatagttcctgcctcaactacttcctctggcatcttgtccatacccccaccccctttgtgtgaaaatgttacctctcagattttcattaaatcattcccccttcgccttaaacctatatggtctggctcttgattcccctactctggtcaagaaactctgtgcatctccccaaTCAACTtctcacatgattttgtacacccctatcAGATCGCCCCCcatcctcctactctccaaggaatatagacctagtctcctcaacctctccctatagcacagacaccccaagtcctggtaacatcctctcccAAAACACATCACACTTATCGTagattaaattctatctgccttTGGTCTGCCCACCTCAGCAGCTGATCAATATCTGTCCATAGCCCGAGACTACCCTCCTCACCATCCAAAACACTACCAATCTGCTTCAAAAGGCAATGGGAGCAGGCTCTTGGAAAACCATCCCAGATAGATGGAGAGCTTCTGGACCAGGATGGGGTGAAGGGTGATCGAGGGGATCGAAGGGGAACGAAGGTGGGAGATCACAATCAGATCAGCCTGGTCTTATTAAATGGCGGAGGGAATGTGAAGGAGCAGGTGGGTGATTCTTGCTCCCAGTCCGTGGGTCATTGAAagacagcatgaacattgaccacAGCCGTGTCAAAGTGCAAAGAGCAGCATCAGAGGAGGGAAGGTTTCTCTGCAGAGGTTCTCCTCACCTGGCGGTTGAAGACGCAGTAAATGAGGAAAACAAACAGCCCCTGCAGACTGTTGATGACGGTGAACAAGTGGGACAACACCATGGTACTCTCATCCACCTGGAATATTCCCAAAATCCAGGTGCTTCCCAAAACAAGCATCCGTGCGGCAGCCTTGAGGGTCAGGGTTCTGTgcacaaggagggaagagagcaGGTCAATGGGAACATTGTCATGAAGAAACTCCTTCCATGTGGGAACTTTCACACTCTTGGGGCATTCTGAACACCCAACACCAAGTTGTAAAATCAGTGCATCTTTCATATAATCACCTGATTGGCGCagatattgtgggtcaaagggcctgttcctgtgcaggtcAATGGGGAAAGTCATCATGAAGAAATCGATCCTGACTtaagggggggcacagtggtgcagcgggtagagctgctgcctcccagcgccagaaactcgggtttgatcctgatcttgggtgctgcctgtgtggggtttgaacgttctccctgcgaccacgtgggtttcctctgggtgctccagtatcctcccacaccccaaagacatgtgggtttataggttaattgcagATTGCCcaaagtgtgcagggagtgatgagaaagtgggatgacatagaactagtgtgaacgggtgatcaatggtcagcatggagtcggtgggccaaagggcctggttccaagctgtatctgtaaactaatccAGCTTCCCTCCCCACTTCCATTGTCACCATGATCAGAGATCAGCACCATGGCCAGACCCACCCTGGGACCCTGCCGTCCCTCAGCCCACAGTCACCAGGGATCACATTTGGACCAGTACCTGCATTTCTGGTCACCAGAGGAAGGTTGTGGTGGAACTTGGAGAAGGGGCAGAATAGATTCATCAGAACGCTGCCAGGATTAAAGAgtttgagctataaggagagtttggaaCAACTTGGAATGCCTTCTCCAGAATGTCagaggctaaggggtgacctGATGAGAAATATATACATTTATGAGGGGCATCAATAAGGAAGATGTAtactttctcagggtggaaatgtcacataTCAAAGGGCATGACTTCACGTACAGAGGGTGAAAGTTAAAGGAGATTTGAGAGGTTCATCAGGATGCTGGCTGGATCAGAGAGATTTAGAAATAAggtgaggttggacaaacttggattgtgttcCCCTGAATGACTGAGGCTGAGGGATGAGCCTCAGATTTTAGAAAAacgtaaaatgatgagaggcaaagataaggtggatagatagacagaaaatgctggagtagctcagctggacaggcagcatctctggagagaaggaatgggtgacgtcacacatttcttctctccacagatgctgcctgtcccgctgagttactcaggcattttgtgtctatcttcaatttaaaccagcatctgcagttctttcctacaagtaAGGTGGGTAGAATTTTATTCTCAATGGGGGAGAAGgtcaaatgctagagggcataggtttgaagtgtaagggggaaagtttaaaggagatatgagaGGCAAGTTGGTTTTATatagtgatgggtgcctggactgCGCTGCCAGGACaggaggtggaagcagataccatggttatatttaagagacattcagACAGGCTCTTGAACAGGTTGAGGATGGAGAGATATGGCCCACTTGCAGGCGGATGGGATGAGTTGCAACGTTGAtagtggtcagcacagacatggtgggctgaagggcctgttgctgtgctgtactgttctatgttctctgctcCACGTACCTGGTTTCTTTGAGCTTCGACACTTCCTTGTTGCGTGAGGCAAAATGTTTCCTCAGTACGCAGAGCGTCCAAACTAGCAGCACAGTGTTGacctggagagggagagaaacagagtctCCTGAGGTCGGCATCCGCCACATCCCACACGCAATTCCCTTCGGtgccttcccttctctcccactGCCACTCACACTCTCTTCCCACTGCTCCACAGCACTACCCgtgaccctctctccctctgtccgaGGCTCTGCCGGCCCTCACCTCTCCCCAGCAACCTTCTCCTCGTATCCcaaatatccatgtgcctatctaaaaccactcttaaacatcactaccttatctgcctccaccataacCCATGGAAGTGcgtaccaggcacccaccactctccgtgCAAAATAAAAACCCACTCATCTCtacaactaaaagtctcatcttgaccacttgctGTCTGCGCTGTTTATTGATTTTAtaaaaaacggtaccctatatcgtgATGGCTGGACGGGAGTCAGTCActggaagattgcgagggagtGGCCACGATTGTGATTCTAagcagtgaatcaactgaactgcgagtgcaatgtacttgcaataaatgttttGACAGCCCTTAATTAAAATGCCAAAAGCTttttgcctgccctgtgcttgaaactgcaatggaaatgcaatgagctgtttggcctgccctgtgcttgaaactgcaatggaaatgaaaatggaaattaaatgaaaatgaaattagttatttggcctgccctgtgcttgaaactgcaatggaaatggaattgaaatgagttgtttggcccatCAGCAAGTATtaccccctgcaagtattaaacctcatcccagtatatttctccctcccttcattggctctctgtgagatccaggccaggatagactttcctccttcattgttgTGATCcacagaaaaatatgaaaaatatctaaaattgattatctacctttctctctcacagtctctcacctgtgttgggcagaatttctggcagtttctgagcttccaacccaccagccctgagtgactgagctgccagcccaccaggcctgagtgactgagctgccagcccaccaggcctgggtgactgagctgccagctcaccaggcctgagtgactgagctgccagcccaccaggcctgagtgaccaagctgccagcccaagaatgcaTTCGGCCAACAAGTTCGATatcagccctctggaaacccccccccccccccccccccctactggcctccaatattggaattggtggagaggtggaatattgcgttaggggtccagccctcccgtgcgaGCATGGGATCctagtctagtctcctttaaatttAGCCCCTTACACcttaagctatgtcctctagtctttgacatttccaccttgggaaaagattctgactgactatcctatctatgtctctcataatttcatatacttctatcagttctcccctcaatctctggcaTTCCAGGGATAACCATCCAAgtccatccaacctctccttgtagctaatcccctctaatgcaggcagcattctggtgaacaattgtcaagcttgaaagagttcagaaaagatttacgaggatggtgccaggactaaagggtgtgaacgattgggagaggttgagtaagctgggtctctgttccatagagtgtaggaggatgaggggaaatcttattgaggaggttgaaacagaggtgcacttcctcctaaaatccaaaaaaaatgacaaaacacggaaaacatactttgacaaactatgtaccttcgatcttccagcatctgcagttccttcttaaacactttgacaAATTCGgtctggcaacccctgattttaaagaactagatgatatatcaaaactaagaataatccttagtgaaggaaatacggcacatcttggtgcacagtacgtaacagcatgccataacctgagagagggtgaatgaccaacatgcacatatgtacgcatacactaattgacattaaccatataacatataaccatataacaattacagcatggaaacaggccatctcggccctacaagtccgtgccgaacaacttttttttcccttagtcccacctgcctgcactcataccataactctccattcccttctcatccatatgcctatccaatttatttttaaattataccaatgaacctgcctccaccacttccactggaagctcattccacaccgctaccactctctgagtaaagaagttccccctcatattacccctaaacttctgtcccttaattctaaagtcatgtcctcttgtttgaatcttccctattctcaaagggaaaagcttgtccacatcaactctgtctatccctcgcatcattttaaagacctctatcaagtcccccttaaccttctgcgctccagagaataaagacctaacttattcaacctatctctgtaacttagttgttgaaacccaggcaacattctagtaaatctcctctgtactctctctattttattgacatccttcctataattgggcgaccaaaattgtacaccatactccagatttggtctctccaatgccttgtacaatggtcccttgtacaattttaacattacatcccagcttctatactcaatgctctgatttataaaggctagcataccaaaagctttctttacccccctatctatatgagattccaccttcaaggaactatgcacggttatacccagatccctctgttcaactgtattcttcaattccctaccatttaccatgtacgtcctattttgatttgtcctgccaaggcgtagcacctcacatttatcagcattaaactccatctgccatctttcagcccatttttccaaatggcctaaatcactctgtagactttggaaatcctcttcattatccacaacaccccctatcttggtatcatctgcatacttactaatccaatttaccacaccttcatccagatcattgatgtacatgacaaacaacaaaggacccaacacagatccctgaggcaccccactagtcacctgcctccaacccgacaaacagccatccaccattaccctctggcttctcccattcagccactgttgaatccatcttgctatttctgcatttatacccaacaatttaaccttcgtaaccaaccttccatgaggaaccttgtcaaaggccttactaaagtccatacagacaacatccactgctttaccctcgtcaatttccctagtaacctcttcaaaaaattcaagaagattagtcaaacatgaccttccaggcacaaatccatgttgactgttcctaatcagaccctgtttatccagatgcttatatatattatctctaagtatcttttccattaatttgcccaccactgaagtccaaactaacaggtctttaattgctaggtttactcttagaaccctttttaaacaatggaacaccatgcgcagtacgccaatccttggggactattcccgtttctaatgacatttgaaatatctctgtcatagccccggctatttctacactaacttccctcaatgtcctagggaatatcctgtcaggacctggagacttatccacttttatatttttcaaaagtgtcagtacttcttttactttgaacctcatagtatccatagctactctactagtttcccttacctcacataattcaaaatccttctccttggtgaaaaccgaagaaaaataattgttcaatatctcccccatctcttttggctctgcagatagctgtccactctgtctctccaatggaccaattttatccctcgttatccttttgctattaatatagctgtagaaaccccttggatttactttcaccttacttgccaaagcaacctcatatcttcttttagcttttctaatttctttcttaagattctttttacattccttatactcctcaagcacctcatttacttcatggtgcctataattattgtagatctccctcttttttccgaacaagatgtccaatttcccttgaaaaccagggctctttccaattttttactgacactaagaaattaatattgaattgctaaacttgctattctgttgtattgcttacagctgcaagaaagtgtagcaatcaataaagggctataggcctattgtgagtttatgtacagggacatatctatccatgcactgtatacttttatttataattatgcattttaaatatgtatgttatGTTTTATACTTTGTCAATATAATGATGTATATGGcagtaaagttttttttaattgaattgaaaattgaaattgaatcttataaaggtatacaaaatcatgagaggaatagatcaggcagatgcatagagtcctttacccagagtagggaaatcaaggaccagaggacataggttcaaggtgaaggggaaaagatcaaatagaaatcCAACAGgtatctttttctcacagatggtggtgggtgtatggaacaagctgccagaggaggtagttgaggctgggattatcccattgtttaagaaacagttggacaggtacatggataggacaggtttggagggttttgGACCtagcgcaggcaagtgagacgggtagctgggacattgttggccgaagggcctgtttccacactgtatatttcTATGACTTAATGACTCCAAGGAGTCG includes these proteins:
- the LOC129693421 gene encoding adhesion G protein-coupled receptor E2-like isoform X2; translation: MWRMPTSGDSVSLPLQVNTVLLVWTLCVLRKHFASRNKEVSKLKETRTLTLKAAARMLVLGSTWILGIFQVDESTMVLSHLFTVINSLQGLFVFLIYCVFNRQVVTECRKWLTRKHKNFTTESSQTEMNPTETHKTS
- the LOC129693421 gene encoding adhesion G protein-coupled receptor E1-like isoform X1, yielding MMTFPIDLHRNRPFDPQYLRQSGDYMKDALILQLGVGCSECPKSVKVPTWKEFLHDNVPIDLLSSLLVHRTLTLKAAARMLVLGSTWILGIFQVDESTMVLSHLFTVINSLQGLFVFLIYCVFNRQVVTECRKWLTRKHKNFTTESSQTEMNPTETHKTS